From Verrucomicrobiia bacterium, a single genomic window includes:
- a CDS encoding VCBS repeat-containing protein: MRKSASLGLAPAVLLALTSIGAGQPLSFTEHTIATGLSGGYQVLPADLNQDGKPDLIALASGMSELVWFENPGWQRHVIASNFKQMINCVVLRSGKRPVIVLASGFDNVASKSAGTVWLLEPDADVIQPWKTRIIDHLPASHRLRLADIDGSGKPVVVNAPLTGLEAAPPDYRGHVPLVYYQPGAWQRRLISEQNQGVQHGLCVTDWDGTGHDQILTASFDGVHRYALQNNGRWARTEITRGDPSPWPQCGASEIAVGHLGNQRFLCTIEPWHGHQVVVYHNENGRWTRQVIDDSFKDGHALATADLDHDGRDEIVAGYRGRGGGMVYYKAEDAPGFRWNRHDLDIGHITAASCAVVDLNGDGKPDIVSIGSATANLVWFENNK, from the coding sequence ATGCGTAAATCTGCCTCCTTGGGTTTGGCACCGGCGGTTTTGCTCGCTCTAACTTCAATCGGCGCCGGGCAACCGCTATCGTTCACCGAGCATACGATCGCCACCGGCCTGTCCGGCGGCTACCAGGTGTTGCCGGCGGACCTGAACCAGGACGGCAAACCGGACCTGATCGCGCTGGCCAGCGGGATGTCCGAGTTGGTGTGGTTTGAGAACCCAGGTTGGCAACGGCACGTCATCGCCTCCAATTTCAAGCAAATGATTAATTGCGTCGTCCTGCGTTCAGGCAAGCGCCCGGTTATTGTGCTGGCCAGCGGATTCGACAATGTGGCAAGCAAAAGCGCTGGAACGGTTTGGCTGCTCGAACCGGACGCGGATGTAATTCAGCCTTGGAAAACGCGAATTATCGACCACCTGCCTGCGTCGCATCGCTTGCGTCTGGCGGATATCGACGGGAGCGGCAAGCCTGTCGTGGTGAACGCGCCGCTCACTGGCCTTGAAGCCGCCCCGCCTGATTACCGCGGCCACGTCCCGCTCGTGTACTACCAACCGGGCGCGTGGCAGCGCCGGCTTATTAGCGAGCAGAATCAGGGTGTGCAGCATGGCCTCTGCGTTACAGATTGGGATGGCACCGGCCATGATCAGATATTGACCGCTTCCTTTGATGGTGTCCATCGCTACGCCTTGCAAAACAATGGGCGCTGGGCACGCACGGAAATCACCCGTGGCGACCCATCCCCATGGCCCCAATGCGGGGCCAGCGAGATCGCCGTCGGCCACCTTGGCAACCAGCGCTTCCTTTGCACTATCGAGCCTTGGCACGGTCACCAGGTCGTTGTTTACCACAACGAAAATGGCCGCTGGACGCGCCAGGTTATCGACGATTCTTTCAAGGACGGCCACGCCCTGGCGACGGCCGACCTGGACCACGATGGGCGGGACGAAATCGTGGCCGGCTACCGGGGGCGAGGCGGCGGGATGGTTTATTACAAGGCCGAAGATGCGCCAGGGTTTCGCTGGAACCGACACGACCTTGACATCGGGCACATCACTGCCGCTTCCTGCGCCGTGGTCGATTTGAATGGCGATGGCAAGCCGGACATCGTTTCCATCGGCTCAGCGACAGCCAACCTGGTTTGGTTCGAGAACAACAAATGA
- a CDS encoding anhydro-N-acetylmuramic acid kinase, producing MRQPRDLFIGLMSGTSADGIDAVVAQISGHGRSTRARVLAHAHRPFTRGLRLRILEASLHGTVREICELNFALGEHFARAALAVLRVAKLEPNQIVAIGSHGQTVHHLPGARRHSTLQIGEAAVIAERTGITTVADFRVGDVAAGGQGAPLAPYADWALFTDRAEPRIVQNIGGIANLTFLPADAGLEEVLAFDTGPGNMLIDGLVAVLSAGRKSFDRDGRWAAQGTVSSKLLARLMTHPFLRRKPPKTTGREEFGEPLVQDILMAAGRLQLAAPDVVATATAFTTSSIVQAYRRFVFPRLKSGPSSGLQIILGGGGARNPTLRGMLQAQASPYTVLTHEDFGIADCAKEALAFAILARETMSGRPGNLPSATGARRPAILGKIIQGSLR from the coding sequence ATGCGCCAACCACGAGACCTTTTCATTGGCCTGATGTCCGGCACCTCGGCCGATGGCATCGATGCCGTAGTAGCCCAAATCTCCGGGCATGGCCGCTCCACGCGGGCGCGTGTTCTGGCCCATGCGCATCGGCCCTTTACACGGGGATTGCGCCTGAGAATTCTCGAGGCGAGCTTGCACGGAACAGTCCGTGAGATTTGCGAGTTGAATTTTGCGCTTGGCGAACATTTTGCGCGGGCGGCCCTGGCTGTATTGCGCGTGGCGAAACTCGAGCCAAATCAAATCGTGGCTATCGGTTCGCACGGGCAAACGGTCCACCACTTGCCTGGAGCGAGGAGGCATTCGACCTTGCAGATAGGCGAGGCGGCAGTGATTGCCGAGCGCACCGGCATTACCACTGTAGCCGATTTTCGCGTGGGCGACGTAGCTGCCGGAGGACAGGGCGCGCCGTTGGCGCCCTACGCCGATTGGGCGCTCTTCACCGACCGGGCAGAGCCCCGCATCGTGCAAAACATCGGCGGGATTGCTAACCTGACCTTTCTGCCTGCCGATGCCGGGCTTGAGGAGGTCCTAGCGTTTGACACAGGTCCCGGCAACATGCTCATTGACGGTCTGGTTGCCGTGCTGAGTGCGGGCCGCAAATCCTTTGATCGGGATGGACGCTGGGCCGCTCAAGGGACCGTTTCCTCGAAGTTGCTGGCGCGTCTTATGACCCACCCATTCCTGAGGCGCAAGCCGCCCAAAACAACCGGGCGCGAGGAGTTTGGCGAGCCACTGGTACAGGACATCTTGATGGCGGCGGGGCGGCTACAGTTGGCCGCACCCGATGTTGTTGCCACAGCCACTGCCTTTACCACCTCGAGCATTGTCCAGGCCTATCGCCGGTTCGTTTTTCCGCGCCTCAAATCCGGTCCCTCTTCCGGCTTGCAAATCATTCTCGGCGGTGGCGGCGCCAGAAATCCAACCCTGCGCGGGATGCTGCAAGCGCAGGCCAGCCCCTACACTGTCCTGACTCACGAGGACTTCGGGATTGCCGATTGCGCCAAGGAAGCTTTGGCATTCGCAATCCTGGCCCGTGAAACAATGTCAGGCCGCCCGGGCAACCTCCCCAGCGCTACCGGCGCGCGGCGCCCGGCGATTTTAGGGAAAATTATCCAAGGCAGTCTTCGATGA
- a CDS encoding LamG domain-containing protein, producing MEKSRSWLTLAGSVWIASAIFAHAQNCNPPPSGLIHWWRAEGNGFDTVALGDGVLVGGVQFTAGEVGSGFLISGSGDDYIALPQNLFPVPVSGESNAPFSFEVWFQTSASGVILGQQDQPPFNSDLGGYVPALYVGTNGLFYAEMFWATAPQLISMATVNDGKFHHAVVTYDGAVETLYLDATNIGSTPLTQEGYASTYYYELGTGMTGGWDATTGQWFPFTGVIDEASVYNRALTPIEVATLFNAGSAGKCAPPEPGLVLRHRYSFDGPPGSHLVTDSIRGANGVLVFGSQNAPYTNGTPDGSGFSGNGILDLQGTNGCVLLPPRPVSVLSNFTIEAWLTWNGAATSAWQRVFDFGLSERGTNAMGLGTNYVIFTPAQGGTDLPGFEETTVNPFGTNVDPEALVLAPSQPFPIGQEVYVAITYDPGGGSARLYFNGVLAAAASGVFNPTSRLTDYSSWLGRSQWDRDPYFNGSYDEFRIWQGILSDQDIASHYAAGPNQQFVAFRPTLLLTQLGGNLVLSWRSDGTAQLQSTPRLSPATWLDVTNGVSLSNSTYSVVLPATAASAFYRLRQ from the coding sequence ATGGAAAAATCACGGTCTTGGCTCACACTGGCAGGCAGCGTCTGGATTGCTTCGGCCATCTTTGCGCACGCACAGAATTGCAACCCGCCTCCTTCTGGTTTGATCCACTGGTGGCGGGCAGAAGGAAATGGTTTCGACACGGTAGCCCTCGGCGACGGCGTCCTGGTGGGTGGGGTGCAATTCACCGCGGGCGAGGTCGGCAGCGGTTTTCTGATCAGCGGCAGTGGAGACGATTACATTGCGCTGCCGCAAAACCTGTTTCCAGTGCCCGTCTCGGGAGAAAGCAATGCCCCTTTTTCATTTGAGGTCTGGTTCCAGACCTCGGCCAGCGGGGTCATTTTGGGTCAGCAAGACCAGCCGCCATTCAATAGCGACCTGGGCGGCTACGTTCCGGCCCTTTATGTCGGCACCAACGGGTTGTTCTACGCCGAGATGTTCTGGGCCACCGCACCGCAGCTCATCAGCATGGCCACCGTGAACGACGGTAAATTTCACCACGCGGTTGTCACCTATGATGGCGCGGTGGAAACCCTGTATCTGGATGCCACGAACATCGGCAGCACCCCGCTGACGCAGGAGGGCTATGCCTCGACTTACTACTATGAACTGGGGACCGGGATGACCGGCGGCTGGGACGCAACTACCGGCCAGTGGTTCCCTTTCACCGGGGTCATTGATGAGGCCTCCGTTTACAACCGCGCTTTGACGCCCATCGAAGTTGCCACTCTGTTCAATGCCGGCAGTGCCGGCAAATGTGCGCCTCCGGAGCCCGGGCTGGTGTTGCGCCACCGCTACAGCTTTGACGGCCCGCCGGGGAGCCACCTGGTGACCGACTCGATCCGTGGGGCGAACGGAGTGCTGGTCTTTGGCAGCCAGAACGCCCCATACACAAACGGCACCCCCGACGGCAGCGGCTTTTCGGGCAACGGCATTCTTGACCTGCAGGGCACCAACGGCTGCGTGCTGCTGCCACCGCGGCCTGTTTCGGTGCTCTCCAATTTCACCATCGAAGCCTGGCTCACCTGGAACGGCGCCGCTACCAGCGCCTGGCAGCGCGTATTTGATTTCGGCCTGAGCGAGCGAGGCACCAACGCCATGGGGCTCGGCACCAATTACGTGATTTTCACCCCAGCCCAAGGCGGCACGGATCTGCCCGGTTTCGAGGAAACCACCGTGAACCCCTTCGGCACAAACGTCGATCCGGAGGCGCTCGTTCTCGCACCCAGCCAACCCTTCCCCATCGGCCAAGAGGTGTATGTCGCGATAACTTATGATCCAGGCGGCGGCTCCGCGCGGCTTTACTTCAACGGCGTGTTGGCTGCAGCAGCCTCGGGCGTCTTCAATCCTACCAGCCGCTTGACCGACTACAGTAGTTGGCTTGGCCGCTCACAATGGGACCGCGACCCGTATTTCAACGGGAGTTACGATGAGTTCCGCATTTGGCAAGGCATCCTGAGCGACCAGGACATCGCCAGCCATTACGCCGCCGGGCCCAACCAGCAATTTGTCGCGTTTCGCCCCACCCTCTTGCTCACCCAGCTCGGGGGGAACCTCGTTCTCTCCTGGCGCAGTGACGGAACGGCCCAATTGCAGAGCACCCCGCGTCTCTCCCCAGCGACCTGGCTGGATGTCACTAATGGCGTATCGCTTTCCAACAGCACCTATAGCGTCGTCTTGCCTGCTACTGCCGCCTCCGCGTTCTATCGCCTCAGGCAATAG
- the mnmG gene encoding tRNA uridine-5-carboxymethylaminomethyl(34) synthesis enzyme MnmG gives MFIYPKNYDVIVVGAGHAGIEAALAAARIGCQTLLLTINADTVGQMSCNPAIGGLAKGHLAREIDAMGGEMGRATDMTGLQFRMLNTKKGPAVWAPRTQCDKKAYQFRLKWVCEREPNLDLRQGTCARLLHKGGEVHGIETTLEVQYHSKTVVVTTGTFLKGLMHIGLNQQSGGRAGESAAMGVSASLLEIGLELGRLKTGTPPRLLRRSIDFSKTEIQAGDEPVPYFSFWKDDLFHVEQSDSSRRYPTGSILERINGQLPCYITYTTPTTAAVINANLHKSPLYSGIIQGVGPRYCPSIEDKIVKFPEKERQQIFLEPEGIATDEIYVNGFSTSLPFEVQIDMVRTIIGCEHAEILRPAYAVEYDFAFPTQLHPSMETKVCRNLYLAGQINGTSGYEEAAAQGLMAGINAARRVRGLEPLVLRRDQAYIGVLIDDLVTKGTVEPYRMFTSRAEYRLLLRQDNADLRLSRISYETGLLPERYYRRVQEKEQAIQTEIARLETTRSGSESLAELLRRPELNYTNLVDKSHLPLDVVQQVEITLKYAGYIARQESEVAKFKGLEAKQIPPGFDYTSVPSLRVEARQKFMRIQPGTIGQASRISGVSPADISILLVWLKRTAGITNTREANADAVDTDYQA, from the coding sequence ATGTTTATCTATCCAAAGAATTACGATGTCATCGTAGTCGGCGCTGGTCACGCCGGTATCGAAGCTGCCTTGGCCGCTGCTCGGATCGGGTGTCAGACGCTGCTTTTGACAATCAATGCGGACACCGTGGGGCAGATGTCGTGCAATCCGGCAATTGGTGGTCTAGCGAAGGGTCATTTAGCACGGGAGATCGATGCGATGGGCGGTGAAATGGGAAGAGCAACCGACATGACCGGGTTGCAATTCCGAATGCTCAACACAAAGAAAGGGCCTGCCGTTTGGGCACCGCGCACCCAATGTGATAAGAAGGCATATCAGTTCCGGCTTAAGTGGGTTTGCGAACGCGAGCCGAACCTCGACCTTCGCCAAGGCACATGCGCGAGGCTATTGCACAAGGGTGGAGAGGTTCATGGGATTGAGACTACCTTGGAGGTCCAGTACCACTCGAAGACGGTGGTTGTGACCACGGGGACTTTCTTGAAAGGGCTGATGCACATTGGACTTAACCAGCAATCTGGTGGTCGCGCTGGGGAAAGTGCGGCAATGGGTGTCTCGGCATCGCTACTTGAGATCGGTTTGGAATTGGGACGACTCAAAACGGGCACCCCTCCACGATTACTGCGTCGGTCGATAGATTTTTCTAAGACTGAAATCCAAGCGGGCGACGAACCTGTTCCTTATTTTAGCTTTTGGAAGGACGATTTGTTCCACGTGGAACAATCGGATTCGTCGAGGCGCTACCCAACCGGGTCCATTCTTGAACGGATCAATGGTCAATTGCCCTGCTACATCACCTACACTACCCCGACCACAGCCGCCGTCATCAACGCTAATCTACATAAATCCCCCTTGTACTCCGGCATCATTCAAGGGGTCGGACCGAGGTATTGCCCGTCAATTGAAGATAAAATTGTAAAGTTCCCCGAAAAGGAACGACAGCAGATATTCCTCGAACCGGAAGGCATTGCAACCGACGAAATCTACGTCAATGGCTTCTCAACCTCGCTTCCATTTGAAGTCCAAATCGATATGGTCAGAACCATCATTGGTTGCGAGCATGCGGAAATCCTTCGACCAGCTTACGCCGTGGAGTATGATTTTGCATTCCCGACTCAGCTTCATCCTTCGATGGAAACTAAGGTTTGCCGCAATCTCTACCTGGCTGGCCAGATCAATGGAACATCTGGTTACGAAGAGGCTGCTGCCCAGGGTCTCATGGCTGGAATCAATGCCGCACGCCGCGTGCGAGGACTTGAGCCACTCGTGCTTCGCCGTGACCAGGCCTACATCGGTGTCCTAATCGATGACTTGGTCACGAAAGGAACAGTTGAGCCATATCGAATGTTTACATCGCGCGCTGAATATCGATTGCTCTTGCGCCAGGACAATGCTGACTTGCGGCTCTCGCGAATCAGTTACGAGACCGGCCTGCTGCCGGAGCGTTATTACCGAAGGGTGCAGGAGAAAGAACAAGCGATTCAGACTGAAATTGCACGGCTGGAGACTACGCGCAGCGGTTCAGAAAGCCTGGCAGAGTTATTGCGACGGCCTGAGCTTAATTATACTAATCTAGTGGATAAGAGTCATTTGCCTCTAGACGTGGTGCAACAGGTCGAGATTACCCTCAAATACGCCGGCTATATCGCCCGTCAGGAAAGCGAGGTCGCCAAGTTCAAAGGGCTCGAAGCCAAACAAATCCCGCCGGGCTTCGATTATACCTCGGTGCCGAGCCTGCGTGTTGAGGCGCGGCAGAAGTTCATGCGCATCCAGCCTGGGACTATTGGGCAGGCCTCGCGCATTTCCGGGGTATCGCCAGCGGATATCAGCATCCTCCTGGTTTGGCTCAAGCGAACGGCAGGAATAACCAATACGCGAGAAGCGAACGCTGATGCAGTCGATACGGATTACCAGGCCTGA
- a CDS encoding peptidylprolyl isomerase, translated as MKWIRPIIIAGFFAASSVGSKAELVNAIRAIVDDSVITEHQVDVLNEQTASSIMRRYGNEPQTAEQMFSKASSENLNIMVERELILHEFKTAGYNLPESVIDDLVQERIRARYHDRATLAKSLEEEGMTMDQFRQRVKEQFVIEQLRLKNISPEKIIVSPHKVEAYYLAHRNEFKVEDQVKLRMIILDKSPDTNAPSAEKMAEEILAQIKRGATFREMAAVYTQGQHRSTGGERPWEDKSGLRKELADAISSLKPGECSGIVNTPEACYLVLLEDTRAAHFKSLGEVRNEIENTLLNQETDRLEKQWIGHLKKKTFVQYF; from the coding sequence ATGAAATGGATACGCCCAATAATCATTGCGGGGTTTTTTGCTGCCAGTTCCGTTGGGTCAAAGGCGGAACTGGTCAACGCCATCCGGGCAATTGTGGATGATTCGGTAATCACCGAGCACCAGGTGGATGTGCTGAACGAGCAGACGGCCAGCAGTATAATGAGGCGCTATGGCAACGAGCCGCAAACGGCGGAGCAGATGTTTTCGAAAGCCAGCTCGGAAAACCTGAACATCATGGTGGAGCGGGAATTGATTCTGCACGAGTTCAAGACAGCCGGCTACAACCTGCCTGAAAGCGTGATCGACGACCTGGTCCAAGAACGCATCCGCGCGCGGTATCATGATCGGGCGACCTTGGCCAAGAGCCTCGAAGAAGAGGGCATGACAATGGACCAGTTTCGGCAGCGTGTGAAGGAGCAGTTTGTTATCGAGCAGTTGCGACTGAAGAATATATCCCCGGAAAAAATCATCGTCTCACCGCACAAAGTGGAGGCGTATTACCTGGCGCACCGCAATGAGTTCAAGGTTGAAGACCAGGTCAAACTCAGGATGATTATATTGGACAAATCTCCCGATACGAATGCGCCGTCGGCCGAGAAGATGGCGGAAGAGATTCTGGCCCAGATCAAGCGCGGAGCGACCTTCCGGGAGATGGCGGCCGTGTACACCCAAGGCCAGCATCGCAGCACTGGAGGCGAGCGGCCTTGGGAAGATAAATCCGGCCTGCGCAAGGAATTGGCGGATGCGATCTCCTCTCTGAAACCGGGCGAGTGCAGTGGGATTGTGAATACTCCCGAGGCTTGTTACCTCGTTCTTCTCGAGGATACGCGGGCGGCGCATTTCAAATCTCTGGGTGAGGTGCGCAACGAAATTGAGAACACCCTGCTCAACCAGGAAACCGACCGGCTCGAGAAGCAGTGGATTGGGCATCTTAAGAAGAAGACTTTTGTGCAGTACTTTTGA
- the pdxA gene encoding 4-hydroxythreonine-4-phosphate dehydrogenase PdxA has translation MTPRIGIALGDVTGIGPEVTLKALLTEAPKDEAQYLLIGDTEHAQALSRRLGLNLPLRPVEMGAALSAHRQSAGNISICQPLAQPLPAELAPGSPVAARAAFEWVKEGAQRCLRGDLDALVTAPVNKEAIVRAGISFVGQTELLSQLASTQQTAMMLLGQDERRRWLRVALATTHLPLKDVSAHLTAQKIESVIELAARACGDIGLARSRIGVCGLNPHAGEGGAIGTEELTIIGPGVRAAQSKGIDAVGPLSADALFYYAYRGDYDAVVAMYHDQGLAPLKMVAFEQGVNWTLGLPFVRTSPDHGTAYDIAGQGKANPSSMVAAIRLAKRLAARRQAK, from the coding sequence TTGACGCCGCGCATTGGCATTGCCTTGGGTGATGTCACCGGCATAGGACCGGAAGTCACCCTGAAAGCCCTCCTCACGGAAGCCCCCAAGGACGAGGCGCAATACCTGCTGATTGGCGACACTGAGCATGCTCAGGCGCTAAGCCGCCGCCTGGGACTGAACCTGCCCCTCCGGCCGGTTGAAATGGGAGCCGCCCTCTCTGCTCATCGCCAGAGCGCTGGTAACATCTCCATCTGCCAACCGCTGGCGCAACCGTTGCCCGCGGAGTTGGCCCCTGGTTCGCCCGTGGCGGCGCGGGCTGCTTTCGAATGGGTCAAAGAGGGCGCGCAACGCTGCCTTCGGGGTGACCTCGATGCATTGGTAACAGCGCCGGTGAACAAGGAAGCCATCGTGCGCGCCGGGATTTCATTTGTGGGCCAGACCGAGTTGCTGTCCCAATTGGCATCGACCCAGCAGACGGCGATGATGTTGCTTGGCCAGGACGAGCGGCGCCGGTGGCTGCGCGTGGCTTTGGCGACAACCCACCTGCCGCTCAAAGATGTTTCTGCGCATCTGACCGCGCAGAAGATTGAATCAGTAATCGAGTTGGCCGCCCGTGCTTGTGGAGACATCGGCTTAGCCCGAAGCCGGATAGGAGTTTGTGGGCTCAACCCGCACGCGGGCGAAGGTGGAGCAATAGGAACGGAAGAGTTGACCATCATCGGCCCGGGGGTCCGCGCCGCGCAATCCAAGGGAATAGACGCCGTGGGGCCGCTCAGCGCGGATGCCTTGTTTTATTACGCCTATCGCGGGGATTACGATGCGGTTGTGGCGATGTACCACGACCAGGGTCTGGCGCCGCTGAAAATGGTCGCTTTCGAACAAGGGGTGAACTGGACGCTGGGTCTGCCTTTTGTGCGCACATCACCCGACCATGGGACGGCCTACGACATTGCGGGCCAAGGAAAGGCCAATCCATCGAGCATGGTGGCGGCGATTCGTTTGGCGAAGAGGTTGGCCGCCAGGCGGCAGGCCAAATAG
- a CDS encoding bifunctional YncE family protein/alkaline phosphatase family protein, which translates to MSSLRRYEILVPLLFNDGTIVPEALNVNFRLLSLLLFLAQLAPAFADDPYDTTQPVGQIGTNSFTTPVNQFLTPAGRQIELPGLRPQAIASSPNGRWLAISGKSPELLLADARTGEILQHVRLPTARAAEPTPGNVTAHILGPDKDAEVSYTGLVFSPDGAHIFLSSVNGAIKVFTIDSAGKVAASESFSLPPATAPWRSIEIPAGLAFSSDGKRLYVVFNLSNRLAELDPQTGKVLRTWDVGVAPYDVVLLRNRAYVSNWGGRPPDSNSLTGPAGRGMRVRVDSVRFIASEGSVSVIDLAQSKNPAPATPAVSTIPVGLHPSAMALTPNGHYLVVANSASDTLSVIDTRKDRIIETVCVRQTPADLFGASPNALAFDRSGHMLFVCNGTQNAVAVVEFHPGESKLLGLIPVGWFPGAIRFDSPRNELYVANIKGVGYNRSLTSANGAFNTHQYHGTISIVPVPSKNRLAAQTAIALGNMRYPLLEAAALPPRPGQPARPVPERVGEPTVFKHVVYIIKENRTYDQVLGDVKSGNGDPSLCTFGERITPNQHQFVRQFVLLDNTYCSGILSADGHQWADTAFATDYMEKSFCGFPRSYPDGMEDSDIDALAYSPAGFLWDNTIAHGKTLRDYGEFGITVKAWADSSNHSPITFLDHWRDFTNRSQTIQISSRPAIESLRSYICKATVGWDLDIPDVFRARQFIAELKNFENSGDFPNLAIICLPDDHTSGTHPGSATPAAQVADNDLAFGQIVEAISHSRFWADTCIFAIEDDPQAGWDHVSGYRTTAYVISPYTKRHQVVSTQYNQTSLVRTIELMLGLPPMNQFDATATPLSDCFVDSPDLTPFTAETNNVPLDQVNPEPKKITNAILRREAQVSARLPLKLPDQCPEDVLNRILWHAMKGPLAPYPVWAITKVQDHD; encoded by the coding sequence ATGAGTTCATTACGCCGGTACGAGATCCTGGTGCCATTGCTGTTTAACGATGGCACCATCGTTCCGGAAGCTCTGAACGTGAACTTTAGGCTCCTTTCACTTCTTCTGTTTTTGGCCCAACTGGCCCCCGCGTTTGCCGACGACCCATACGACACCACCCAGCCCGTCGGCCAAATCGGGACGAACAGCTTTACCACGCCGGTGAACCAGTTTCTTACACCCGCAGGCCGGCAAATCGAGTTGCCTGGCCTCCGGCCCCAGGCCATTGCCTCGAGCCCGAACGGACGCTGGCTCGCGATTTCCGGGAAATCCCCCGAGCTGCTCCTGGCCGACGCGCGCACGGGCGAAATCCTGCAACATGTCCGGCTGCCCACCGCTCGGGCCGCCGAACCAACTCCGGGCAACGTGACCGCTCACATCCTCGGTCCCGATAAAGACGCCGAGGTCAGCTATACTGGCCTGGTGTTCTCGCCCGACGGCGCTCACATCTTCCTTTCGAGCGTCAATGGCGCCATCAAGGTTTTCACCATCGATAGCGCCGGCAAAGTCGCCGCCTCGGAAAGTTTTTCACTCCCGCCCGCCACGGCACCCTGGCGCAGTATCGAAATCCCCGCTGGCTTGGCCTTCTCATCCGATGGGAAGCGACTTTATGTGGTTTTCAACCTGTCCAATCGCCTGGCCGAACTCGACCCGCAAACGGGCAAAGTCCTGCGGACCTGGGATGTTGGCGTGGCCCCTTACGACGTAGTGTTGCTGCGGAACAGGGCCTATGTCAGCAATTGGGGCGGAAGGCCACCTGACTCAAACAGCCTTACTGGCCCCGCCGGACGCGGCATGCGTGTTCGAGTCGATTCGGTTCGCTTTATTGCCTCCGAAGGTTCCGTGTCTGTGATCGATCTCGCCCAATCCAAAAACCCTGCACCCGCGACTCCAGCAGTCTCCACTATCCCTGTCGGCCTTCACCCCTCGGCCATGGCCTTGACGCCCAATGGACATTATCTGGTGGTTGCCAATTCCGCCAGCGACACCTTGTCCGTCATCGATACGCGCAAAGATAGAATCATCGAGACCGTCTGCGTCCGCCAAACGCCTGCTGACCTCTTCGGCGCCAGCCCGAACGCCTTGGCCTTTGACCGTTCCGGGCACATGCTCTTTGTGTGTAACGGCACACAGAACGCCGTGGCGGTCGTCGAGTTTCACCCGGGTGAATCCAAATTGCTGGGGCTGATCCCGGTCGGCTGGTTCCCGGGCGCAATCCGATTCGATTCCCCGCGCAACGAGCTGTATGTAGCCAATATCAAAGGAGTCGGCTATAACAGGAGCCTGACCTCGGCTAACGGCGCCTTTAACACTCACCAGTATCATGGAACAATCTCAATTGTCCCTGTCCCATCGAAAAACCGTCTGGCGGCGCAAACCGCCATTGCCTTGGGCAATATGCGCTACCCACTGCTCGAAGCCGCCGCCTTGCCGCCGCGCCCCGGCCAACCTGCCCGTCCGGTTCCCGAGCGAGTTGGCGAGCCAACCGTCTTCAAACATGTTGTTTATATCATTAAGGAAAATCGCACCTACGACCAGGTCCTCGGAGATGTGAAGAGCGGTAATGGCGATCCGTCCCTCTGCACATTCGGCGAGAGAATCACCCCTAACCAGCACCAATTCGTACGCCAATTTGTCCTGCTCGATAACACCTACTGCTCGGGCATCCTCAGCGCCGACGGCCACCAATGGGCTGATACCGCTTTTGCCACCGATTACATGGAAAAATCCTTCTGCGGTTTCCCCAGGAGCTACCCCGACGGTATGGAAGATAGCGACATCGATGCCTTGGCTTACTCGCCGGCGGGTTTTCTGTGGGACAACACCATCGCTCACGGCAAAACGCTGCGCGACTACGGCGAATTCGGCATCACGGTCAAGGCCTGGGCTGATAGCTCTAATCATTCCCCGATCACCTTTCTGGACCACTGGCGCGATTTCACCAACCGCTCCCAGACAATCCAAATCAGCAGCCGGCCGGCAATCGAGTCGTTGCGCTCCTACATCTGCAAAGCGACCGTAGGGTGGGACCTGGACATCCCCGATGTGTTCCGTGCCCGCCAATTCATCGCGGAATTAAAAAACTTCGAGAATTCGGGTGATTTCCCTAACCTGGCAATTATCTGCTTGCCCGATGATCATACCTCCGGGACCCACCCCGGCTCCGCTACTCCCGCCGCTCAAGTCGCGGATAACGACCTGGCCTTCGGCCAAATCGTCGAGGCCATCAGCCATAGCCGTTTTTGGGCCGATACTTGCATCTTTGCCATTGAGGACGACCCCCAGGCCGGTTGGGATCATGTCAGCGGCTATCGCACGACAGCTTATGTCATTAGCCCCTATACCAAACGGCATCAAGTCGTTAGTACCCAATACAACCAAACCAGCCTGGTCCGCACCATCGAACTCATGCTCGGCTTGCCGCCCATGAACCAGTTCGACGCTACTGCAACTCCCCTGAGCGACTGCTTCGTCGATTCTCCGGACCTGACCCCTTTTACAGCCGAAACTAACAACGTACCTCTCGACCAGGTAAACCCCGAGCCGAAGAAAATCACAAATGCCATTTTGAGGCGCGAGGCACAAGTCTCGGCCAGACTTCCGCTCAAATTGCCCGATCAATGCCCGGAGGATGTCCTCAACCGGATTCTCTGGCATGCGATGAAAGGGCCTCTGGCGCCGTACCCGGTTTGGGCTATCACCAAAGTTCAGGATCACGATTGA